A single window of Synechococcus sp. CBW1004 DNA harbors:
- a CDS encoding AbrB family transcriptional regulator: MTFPWNLPLYGLAGLAGGLLALRSGIPAAPLAGALLAAGLVSMSGRLPQAQWPVGTRTVLEIGIGTVIGTALTGSALAELRQLWRPALLITLTLVLTGVVVGLWCSRLLGIDPVVALLGAAPGGISGMSLVGAEFGVGAAVAVLHAVRLITVLVLLPLVVRLVVPGGTSPPG; encoded by the coding sequence ATGACCTTCCCCTGGAACCTGCCGCTCTATGGCCTGGCCGGTCTCGCCGGCGGCCTGCTGGCCCTGCGCAGCGGCATTCCCGCCGCCCCGCTTGCCGGCGCGCTGCTGGCAGCGGGCCTGGTGAGCATGAGCGGTCGCCTGCCACAGGCCCAGTGGCCGGTCGGAACCAGGACGGTCCTGGAGATCGGAATCGGCACGGTGATCGGCACCGCTCTCACCGGTTCGGCCCTGGCGGAGCTGCGTCAGCTGTGGCGGCCCGCGTTGCTGATCACCCTCACCCTGGTGCTCACCGGAGTGGTGGTGGGTCTCTGGTGCAGCCGGCTGCTCGGCATCGATCCGGTGGTGGCACTCCTCGGGGCGGCCCCGGGTGGCATCAGCGGCATGAGCCTGGTGGGAGCCGAGTTCGGCGTGGGGGCGGCGGTGGCCGTCCTGCATGCGGTGCGGCTGATCACCGTCCTGGTACTGCTGCCGCTGGTGGTGCGGCTGGTGGTCCCGGGCGGCACTTCGCCTCCTGGCTGA